One segment of Treponema pectinovorum DNA contains the following:
- a CDS encoding LPS-assembly protein LptD, whose protein sequence is MKKSFLLFTVLFFSFNFYQAVFAAEGDKNETSIISIDSAERSEYKKDEESDGDIIVLTGSVKISVTKGNSKTTITADKVNYNRSSEMLFAEGNVTLEQSKGSSSGGEKISARSLLFNTSTLEGVFDNGRAVQTSSDAINLPSGSTLIVSSDIFGRDSGGTIAFKNGELTFCDDENPHWKIRAKRIWLLPGGEFAFLSALLYVGRIPLLYLPAFYYPKDELIFNPAMGYKNREGYFINTTTYLYGRKPADAASTSDGDSKDKDKINLFSFMKTGSLKEQVREGLVLHNLDDDYSGDTKNHVKIMADYYSNLGAMVGSNVVLSPSSIFSTFEFNTEVGFSNTIFKDGKTYIPYNSKGDKVLDKSNFMGLELPFRYQANLKLAISKPFSISLSMPLYSDPYFNYDFNKRAETMDWIDFLMSGVDDSDNTTQTTVSSFTWALNGSHTFSIADFFKPYISSLSLSSFSSSIVYSSRNATLTGRSEYSNDSLWATYTPERQFYFPSQITPLKVSARIGGTIFQYPAAATTKKQTTNLSLLLPEDLKTEEDKKKEQEQKEQKQNQTDSDKKEYSKDEEKLAEEKNIIFEQTVLPSIATVNASTKSLSGINYKLSYTISPEFSSQLSYSSLKLNVPEDFDWKTLQSTYIQVKSPTVLTSVLGYKDSFLSLTDSFTFNPVYQSHPYLSTDTNKGGYSESAVNSIKKADYSAKKLDLTNTNALSFKPFYYTEYFSATALTWNTNVKMIRTKYISDDVNNPEWEYLTTDLTDEDCVTTHNLNMVLAAKEGDYSQQLSLTTTLPPQVDSYSGIFSLGFPNTSFAVSTGIKQRSSTDETWVKQNISQTLSVKFFSDKLNLSQSYVYDWEKEEQDSLKFSLSGYGAQLAYTMSYTTDYEFVIDGTRRKGWQSSSNKRFQPYSLSLAYTNPSKTFKYWTQRISWSPSLSASLVYDFVRPTSSYFVFIPKITFKVNNFLDFSFSAESRNSVFYRYFCPQSDYDYYYNSKGQRSFVQDLIDSFRFDNDDIRKKSGFKLKSLVMTITHDLDDWDLNCSFKISPRYIAATSTTKAHYDFSPYFSLSVSWRPLSGMKTEIKDEYGKWSLN, encoded by the coding sequence ATGAAAAAAAGTTTTCTGCTTTTTACAGTTTTATTTTTCTCCTTTAATTTTTATCAGGCGGTTTTTGCAGCGGAAGGCGATAAAAACGAAACTTCAATAATAAGTATAGACTCGGCAGAAAGGTCAGAATATAAAAAAGACGAAGAATCCGATGGCGATATTATAGTACTTACCGGTTCTGTAAAGATTTCTGTTACCAAAGGAAACTCGAAAACTACGATAACTGCCGACAAAGTCAATTACAATCGCTCTTCAGAAATGCTTTTTGCAGAAGGAAATGTAACTCTTGAACAGAGCAAGGGCTCATCTTCTGGTGGTGAAAAAATAAGTGCAAGAAGTTTACTCTTTAACACTTCCACTTTGGAAGGCGTATTTGATAACGGCAGGGCGGTTCAAACATCTTCCGATGCTATAAATCTTCCCTCTGGTTCAACCTTGATAGTTTCTAGCGACATCTTTGGTCGTGATTCAGGAGGAACGATTGCATTTAAAAATGGAGAATTGACTTTTTGCGATGACGAAAATCCGCATTGGAAAATCAGAGCAAAGAGAATCTGGCTTTTGCCTGGCGGAGAATTTGCATTTTTGAGTGCGCTTTTGTATGTTGGGCGCATTCCGCTTTTATATCTCCCAGCGTTTTACTATCCAAAAGATGAACTTATTTTTAATCCTGCTATGGGATACAAAAATCGCGAAGGATATTTCATAAATACGACGACATATCTTTATGGTCGAAAACCAGCCGATGCCGCTTCCACAAGCGATGGAGATTCTAAAGACAAGGATAAGATAAATCTCTTTAGTTTTATGAAAACAGGCTCTTTAAAAGAGCAGGTGAGGGAAGGTCTTGTTCTTCATAATTTAGATGATGATTACAGTGGCGATACGAAAAATCACGTAAAAATCATGGCAGACTATTATTCTAATCTTGGAGCAATGGTTGGTAGCAACGTTGTTTTAAGTCCTTCTTCAATTTTTTCAACTTTTGAGTTTAATACAGAAGTGGGTTTTTCAAATACGATATTTAAAGATGGAAAAACCTATATTCCGTACAATTCAAAGGGCGACAAGGTTTTAGATAAATCCAATTTTATGGGGCTTGAATTGCCGTTTCGCTATCAGGCAAATCTAAAACTTGCAATTTCAAAACCATTTTCAATCTCGCTTTCTATGCCGCTTTATTCAGATCCGTATTTTAATTATGACTTTAACAAACGCGCAGAAACGATGGACTGGATAGATTTTTTGATGTCTGGAGTAGACGATAGCGATAACACCACACAGACAACAGTTTCTTCTTTTACTTGGGCATTAAACGGTTCACATACTTTTTCGATTGCGGACTTTTTTAAGCCTTATATTTCTTCACTCAGTCTTTCAAGTTTTTCTTCTTCAATCGTCTATTCTTCACGAAATGCAACATTAACAGGCAGAAGTGAATATTCAAACGATTCTTTATGGGCTACATATACTCCAGAACGGCAGTTTTATTTTCCAAGCCAGATAACTCCTCTAAAAGTTTCAGCAAGAATTGGAGGTACTATATTTCAATACCCCGCAGCAGCAACTACAAAAAAACAGACTACAAACCTTTCGCTTTTACTTCCAGAAGATTTAAAGACAGAAGAAGATAAGAAAAAGGAGCAGGAACAAAAAGAACAAAAACAAAATCAAACCGATAGCGATAAAAAAGAATATTCTAAAGATGAAGAAAAACTTGCAGAAGAAAAGAATATCATTTTTGAGCAGACAGTTTTGCCTTCGATTGCAACTGTAAATGCAAGCACAAAATCTCTTAGCGGAATTAATTATAAACTTTCGTATACCATAAGCCCCGAATTTTCATCGCAGCTTTCTTATTCTTCTTTAAAACTCAATGTTCCTGAAGATTTTGACTGGAAAACACTTCAGTCTACATATATTCAGGTAAAATCTCCTACCGTTTTAACAAGCGTATTGGGCTATAAGGATAGTTTTCTTTCTCTAACGGACAGTTTTACCTTTAATCCTGTGTATCAAAGTCATCCATATTTAAGCACGGACACCAATAAAGGCGGCTATTCAGAAAGTGCGGTAAATTCCATCAAGAAAGCTGACTACAGTGCAAAAAAACTTGATTTAACAAACACAAATGCGCTTTCTTTTAAACCCTTTTATTACACAGAATATTTTTCTGCAACGGCTTTAACCTGGAATACAAACGTAAAGATGATTCGCACAAAATACATAAGCGACGACGTAAATAATCCAGAGTGGGAATATCTTACTACAGATTTAACAGATGAAGACTGCGTTACAACTCACAATTTGAATATGGTTTTAGCTGCAAAAGAAGGCGACTATTCGCAGCAACTTTCGCTTACGACAACGCTTCCGCCACAAGTTGACTCTTACAGCGGAATTTTTTCACTTGGCTTTCCTAATACGAGTTTTGCCGTTTCAACAGGAATAAAACAGAGAAGCTCAACCGACGAAACTTGGGTAAAACAAAATATATCGCAGACTTTGAGTGTAAAATTTTTTTCGGATAAATTGAATTTAAGTCAATCCTATGTTTACGATTGGGAAAAAGAAGAGCAGGATTCACTTAAGTTTTCATTGAGCGGTTACGGGGCACAACTTGCCTATACTATGAGTTACACGACAGATTACGAATTTGTCATAGACGGTACAAGACGAAAAGGTTGGCAATCAAGTTCCAACAAGAGATTTCAACCTTATTCATTGAGTCTTGCCTATACAAATCCTTCTAAAACATTTAAATACTGGACACAGCGCATAAGTTGGAGTCCTTCGCTGTCGGCAAGCCTTGTATACGACTTTGTTCGACCTACAAGCAGTTATTTTGTGTTTATTCCCAAAATTACATTTAAAGTTAATAACTTTTTGGATTTTTCATTTAGTGCAGAAAGCAGAAACTCTGTTTTTTACAGATATTTTTGCCCACAAAGCGATTACGATTATTATTACAATAGCAAAGGTCAAAGAAGTTTTGTTCAAGATTTAATAGATTCTTTTAGATTTGACAACGACGACATACGCAAGAAGTCTGGCTTTAAATTAAAATCTCTGGTAATGACAATAACGCACGACCTTGACGATTGGGATTTAAACTGCTCATTTAAAATTTCTCCACGCTATATAGCAGCCACATCTACAACAAAGGCTCATTATGATTTTTCGCCTTATTTTTCTTTGAGCGTAAGCTGGAGACCTCTATCTGGAATGAAGACAGAAATAAAAGACGAATATGGGAAGTGGAGTTTGAATTAA
- the ybeY gene encoding rRNA maturation RNase YbeY — MNRVLVSMQEDLEEPVWFSKIETFELDLLEKLGYDGQEISILFCNDDFIRDLNKNYRDIDSPTDILSFENGEEYTDGEGKKWLSAGDLIISLDTLPKNAEYFKVSQNEELKRLLIHGTLHLNGMDHADEHVESGVEPECEMLKLQEKILKSLSQIELI; from the coding sequence ATGAATAGAGTTTTGGTTTCTATGCAGGAAGACCTGGAAGAACCTGTCTGGTTTTCAAAAATTGAAACTTTTGAATTGGATTTACTCGAAAAATTAGGTTATGACGGACAGGAAATTTCAATTTTGTTCTGCAACGACGATTTTATCCGCGACTTAAATAAAAATTACAGAGATATAGATTCTCCAACAGATATTCTTTCTTTTGAAAATGGCGAAGAATATACGGATGGCGAAGGCAAAAAATGGTTAAGTGCTGGAGATTTGATAATTAGTTTGGACACTCTTCCAAAAAATGCCGAATATTTTAAGGTTAGCCAAAATGAAGAATTAAAAAGGCTTTTGATACATGGCACTCTTCATTTAAATGGAATGGATCACGCAGATGAGCATGTTGAAAGCGGAGTTGAACCTGAATGCGAAATGTTAAAATTGCAGGAAAAAATTTTAAAATCACTTTCACAAATAGAATTGATTTGA
- a CDS encoding tetratricopeptide repeat protein gives MRKNKIASIIFILSVFFSSSLFSQSKETSLKHFENGVKFQNVEDWFKAREEFLQAVQENPAFGEAWFNLAKVTYETGDFALCFSYIETAEKYAKDRVDILNLKGMCLISLGRLAEARSLFEKVISDYPNNVEARFGLAELELYDGTFDNAEKLYLEALKRQSTNRRALLSLAVLAAETGKDEASQSYINQALRYHASQPEVQYLAAYLNAKRGNFKEAERRARASVQLKTDYTDSYLILASVLYSQKQYDEVCDICDYLINQNRNNISAWYLKGRAKYKIGKIEDALSIWGEALKIDPNDEILRSALEILVIQNFSLEDENRIQWADYHIKKADEYSKQFKGEQVRYEYQRALKIAPNDFPARIKYANFIGKLGLNELYLNQLNFIKENSKIDRSKLSSEELSQYVSMDDTIEAYSSLMKNSLNSRWDVDSFYLDKTRWNIGLYYTKSPFELIHCDSEEIAARMLCESFTGESKAYVSVREEPVLNYAQAFSLARQNRQDYFIILKFEETQREVTFEATVYNGRNGTQITKFSLFRTGNGKFSSSVRSLRSDILNMLPVRGKILKQSGNNVLLDLGKSDGMVKGTVLDVVKAGGIRTSDTGLGVVVSENDYLAQITIDEVAEEISQGTLQQKSFYDRVNLGDEVLIKDLSSAKEKNVVEDSRPAADKKGKTIENDSKEKLTVETLGLKRVPAFVELIRKIY, from the coding sequence TTGAGAAAAAATAAAATCGCATCGATAATTTTTATTTTATCTGTTTTTTTTAGTTCAAGTCTTTTTTCTCAATCTAAAGAAACTTCTCTTAAACATTTTGAAAACGGCGTAAAATTTCAGAATGTCGAAGATTGGTTCAAAGCAAGGGAAGAGTTTTTGCAGGCTGTACAGGAAAATCCTGCATTTGGAGAAGCGTGGTTTAATCTTGCAAAAGTAACTTACGAAACAGGCGATTTTGCACTTTGCTTTTCTTATATAGAAACTGCAGAAAAATATGCAAAAGACAGAGTTGATATTCTCAATTTGAAGGGAATGTGTCTCATTTCGCTTGGAAGGCTTGCAGAAGCACGCTCTCTTTTTGAAAAAGTTATATCCGATTATCCAAACAATGTAGAAGCAAGATTTGGACTTGCAGAACTTGAACTTTACGATGGAACCTTTGATAACGCAGAAAAATTATATTTAGAAGCTTTAAAAAGACAGTCAACAAACAGAAGAGCACTTCTTTCGCTTGCAGTTTTGGCAGCAGAAACAGGCAAAGACGAAGCCTCGCAAAGTTACATAAATCAGGCACTTCGCTACCATGCCTCGCAGCCAGAAGTTCAATATCTTGCAGCCTATTTAAATGCAAAAAGAGGAAATTTTAAAGAAGCAGAACGCAGGGCAAGGGCGAGCGTTCAATTAAAAACCGATTATACAGACTCGTATCTCATTTTGGCTTCAGTACTCTATTCTCAAAAACAATACGATGAAGTTTGCGACATCTGCGATTATCTTATAAATCAGAATCGGAACAATATAAGTGCTTGGTATTTAAAAGGAAGAGCAAAATATAAAATTGGAAAAATCGAGGATGCACTTTCAATATGGGGGGAGGCGTTAAAGATTGATCCGAACGATGAAATTTTGCGTAGCGCACTTGAGATTTTAGTGATTCAAAATTTTTCGTTAGAAGATGAAAACAGGATCCAATGGGCAGATTATCACATAAAAAAAGCAGATGAATATTCAAAGCAGTTTAAGGGTGAACAAGTTAGATACGAATATCAAAGAGCGCTAAAAATTGCACCTAATGATTTTCCTGCACGAATTAAATATGCAAATTTTATCGGGAAACTTGGTTTAAACGAACTATATCTAAATCAATTAAATTTTATAAAAGAAAATTCTAAAATCGACAGGTCAAAACTTTCTTCAGAAGAATTGTCCCAATATGTTTCTATGGATGACACAATAGAAGCGTATTCTTCTTTGATGAAAAATTCTTTGAATTCCCGCTGGGATGTTGATTCTTTTTATCTTGATAAAACCAGATGGAACATAGGACTTTACTATACAAAAAGCCCTTTTGAGCTTATTCACTGCGATTCAGAAGAAATTGCAGCGCGAATGTTGTGCGAAAGTTTTACTGGTGAATCAAAAGCCTATGTTTCTGTAAGAGAAGAGCCAGTTTTAAATTATGCGCAGGCGTTTTCTCTTGCAAGGCAAAATCGGCAGGATTATTTTATCATATTGAAATTTGAGGAAACCCAAAGAGAAGTTACTTTTGAAGCGACTGTCTATAATGGAAGAAACGGAACACAAATCACAAAATTCAGCCTTTTTAGAACTGGTAACGGTAAATTTTCATCTAGTGTGCGTTCATTGCGCAGTGATATTTTGAATATGCTTCCTGTTCGTGGAAAAATCTTAAAACAAAGTGGAAACAATGTTCTACTTGATTTAGGTAAATCCGATGGCATGGTAAAAGGAACTGTGCTGGATGTTGTAAAAGCAGGCGGAATAAGAACTTCGGATACAGGACTTGGTGTAGTTGTGAGTGAAAATGATTATTTGGCTCAGATAACAATAGATGAAGTTGCAGAAGAAATTTCGCAAGGCACTTTACAGCAGAAAAGTTTTTACGACAGGGTAAATCTTGGAGATGAAGTTTTGATAAAAGATCTTTCATCTGCAAAAGAAAAAAATGTTGTAGAAGATTCAAGACCTGCTGCGGACAAAAAAGGTAAGACTATAGAAAACGATTCCAAAGAAAAGCTTACAGTCGAAACTTTAGGTCTAAAACGAGTGCCAGCTTTTGTTGAACTTATAAGGAAAATCTACTAG
- a CDS encoding tetratricopeptide repeat protein produces the protein MAVSIKIFSAGADEVSQNQSKPIAEMISSVAVSSNKIKITWKIPKSNLQIDSFLIYKSKRPFLNSVLQSDNIAQISANASSYVDTVKDFSEYYYAVIAKLKDGSIYDIVLPSVNATVKGVAVSRAQKEISISQEEIEAKTQKVYPNGKSREIPLPYLDMIKNLEKKPNKLSLQVMQQGKELAGNFKDTKKQKLSPYFFEEDLYTPYGGDDFYLFEILKNYFVKKDYENAVIELQNFLTVNRSEETTNRASFYIAQSQYFLGNYRHALSMFLFTEDTYPILSKKWINSTLDFYSIPKN, from the coding sequence ATGGCAGTTTCAATCAAAATATTTTCCGCTGGTGCTGATGAAGTTTCACAAAATCAATCTAAGCCAATCGCAGAGATGATTTCTTCCGTAGCGGTATCTTCCAATAAGATAAAAATCACATGGAAAATACCAAAGTCAAATTTACAAATCGATTCATTCTTGATTTATAAAAGTAAAAGACCTTTTTTAAATTCCGTTCTCCAAAGCGATAATATCGCACAAATTTCTGCAAATGCTTCGTCTTATGTAGATACGGTAAAAGACTTTAGCGAATATTATTATGCTGTTATTGCAAAATTAAAAGACGGTTCAATTTATGACATCGTTTTGCCTTCTGTCAATGCAACAGTAAAAGGAGTTGCGGTGAGCAGAGCTCAAAAAGAAATCTCAATATCGCAAGAAGAAATTGAAGCAAAGACACAAAAAGTTTATCCAAATGGGAAAAGCAGAGAAATTCCTTTGCCGTACCTTGATATGATAAAAAATTTGGAAAAAAAGCCAAATAAACTTTCTTTGCAAGTTATGCAGCAAGGAAAAGAACTTGCAGGGAATTTTAAAGATACAAAAAAACAAAAACTTTCACCATATTTTTTTGAAGAAGACCTTTATACGCCTTACGGTGGCGATGACTTTTATCTTTTTGAAATATTAAAAAATTATTTTGTAAAAAAAGACTACGAAAACGCCGTTATAGAATTGCAGAATTTTTTGACCGTAAACAGAAGCGAAGAAACCACAAATAGAGCAAGTTTTTATATCGCACAATCGCAATATTTTTTAGGCAACTACAGGCACGCGCTTTCTATGTTTTTATTTACAGAAGACACATATCCCATTCTTTCAAAAAAATGGATAAACTCGACTTTAGATTTTTATTCTATTCCTAAAAATTGA
- a CDS encoding hemolysin family protein — protein MSIFKFTKKKEEKKHSSNANKDSKDEHSESQDSLSLIEEKKDMIKGIEDLSQTSVKEVMIPRIDVDFLSIETPEEELLEKIAESGHSRFPVYSESIDNVLGILYVKDLLAAISKKKAIDLEKLLRKAYFVPESKKIDGLLREFKRRHIHIAIAVDEYGGVSGVVCMEDIIEEIVGDIQDEFDNEREDILSIGNQIWLCDARVNLDDLNENIGSSFPTEDFDTLGGFVLDLFGRIPVKYEKISWNNFEFIVQDMEGHRVNLIKVFKKSEGEQASVKE, from the coding sequence ATGAGTATTTTTAAATTCACAAAGAAAAAAGAAGAAAAAAAACACAGTTCAAACGCGAACAAAGATTCCAAAGATGAACATTCAGAAAGTCAAGATAGTTTGAGTTTAATCGAAGAAAAAAAAGACATGATAAAGGGAATCGAAGATCTTTCTCAAACTTCTGTAAAGGAAGTTATGATTCCAAGAATTGATGTAGATTTTCTTTCGATTGAAACTCCAGAAGAAGAGCTTTTGGAAAAGATTGCAGAAAGCGGACATTCGAGGTTTCCTGTTTATTCAGAATCGATTGACAATGTTTTGGGAATCCTTTACGTAAAAGATTTGCTCGCAGCAATTTCTAAAAAGAAAGCTATCGATTTGGAAAAATTGCTAAGAAAAGCTTATTTTGTTCCTGAATCAAAAAAAATTGACGGACTCTTGCGAGAATTTAAAAGAAGACACATACACATAGCGATTGCAGTTGACGAATATGGCGGAGTTAGCGGCGTTGTCTGCATGGAAGACATAATAGAAGAGATTGTCGGCGACATTCAAGACGAGTTTGACAACGAAAGAGAAGATATCCTTTCAATCGGTAACCAAATTTGGCTCTGCGATGCAAGGGTCAACCTTGACGATTTAAATGAAAATATCGGTTCGTCTTTTCCAACTGAAGATTTTGATACTTTGGGTGGCTTTGTCTTAGATTTATTTGGCAGAATTCCTGTAAAGTACGAAAAAATATCTTGGAATAATTTTGAATTCATCGTTCAGGATATGGAAGGGCATCGTGTTAATCTTATAAAGGTATTTAAAAAGAGCGAAGGTGAGCAAGCCTCTGTAAAAGAATAA
- a CDS encoding CRISPR-associated protein Cas2, producing MFVSVVLDPGGIDSAKAISQILVRFGFKKVQRACWENFNISENQLSILKRYLDNETDYYDTLRIYQFPINGNFAITQMDKKKWKKAIFQGVTLDFHSGEKQDALKKIGVENDSIED from the coding sequence ATGTTCGTGTCTGTAGTTCTTGATCCAGGTGGAATAGATAGTGCTAAGGCAATTTCACAGATTCTTGTCAGGTTTGGCTTTAAAAAAGTTCAGCGTGCCTGTTGGGAAAATTTTAATATTTCAGAAAATCAACTTTCAATTTTAAAAAGGTATCTCGACAACGAAACAGACTACTACGACACTTTGCGAATATATCAATTTCCAATTAACGGCAATTTTGCGATTACCCAGATGGATAAAAAAAAGTGGAAAAAGGCAATTTTTCAAGGTGTAACTTTGGATTTTCATTCTGGAGAAAAACAAGATGCTTTAAAAAAAATTGGAGTTGAAAACGACTCAATAGAAGATTAG
- a CDS encoding PhoH family protein, protein MENEYTIVLDDTSVLSQICGTNDKNLKLIEKHLGVPVFTRGNEISIAESSLQKRQEFKFIIDRLTDEASENFSSGSEIVESILNTGFENNSVKKNFDAGQYAISIPGSSKKIYPKTKNQAKLIQAFRSSDLVFACGPAGTGKTFLAIAESLRLLLSHKVNSLILTRPIVEAGENLGFLPGDLEDKINPYLRPLYDSMNACISCELVKKMQENDIIEIAPLAYMRGRTLNNAAVILDEAQNSTREQMKMFLTRMGENSKVFITGDVTQIDLPKKTPSGLVQALDILQGIDEIGIVELDGEDVVRSALVRKIVRAYENDKTE, encoded by the coding sequence TTGGAAAACGAATACACCATAGTCCTTGATGATACATCTGTTCTTTCACAAATTTGCGGAACAAATGATAAAAATTTAAAACTTATAGAAAAACATTTGGGCGTTCCAGTTTTTACGCGTGGAAACGAAATTTCCATTGCAGAGTCGTCATTGCAAAAACGGCAGGAATTTAAATTCATAATAGACCGTCTTACAGACGAAGCCTCTGAAAATTTTTCTTCTGGCTCAGAAATCGTCGAATCGATTTTAAATACTGGTTTTGAAAATAATTCAGTAAAAAAGAATTTTGATGCAGGTCAATACGCAATTTCAATTCCTGGCTCTTCAAAAAAAATATATCCAAAAACTAAAAATCAAGCCAAACTCATACAGGCATTTAGAAGTTCAGACTTGGTTTTTGCTTGCGGTCCTGCTGGAACTGGAAAAACTTTTTTAGCGATTGCTGAATCTTTGCGTCTCCTTTTAAGCCACAAGGTCAATTCTTTAATCTTAACTCGCCCTATAGTCGAAGCAGGCGAAAATCTTGGTTTTTTGCCTGGAGATTTGGAAGATAAGATAAATCCATATTTAAGACCGCTATACGATTCTATGAATGCGTGTATTTCTTGTGAACTAGTGAAGAAAATGCAGGAAAATGATATAATAGAAATTGCACCGCTTGCTTATATGAGAGGACGCACTCTTAACAATGCGGCGGTAATCTTAGATGAAGCACAAAATTCTACGAGGGAGCAGATGAAGATGTTCCTTACGAGAATGGGTGAAAATTCAAAAGTATTTATAACAGGAGATGTTACACAAATCGATTTACCTAAAAAAACTCCATCAGGGCTTGTTCAAGCACTGGACATTTTACAGGGAATCGATGAAATTGGCATCGTAGAACTGGATGGCGAAGATGTCGTTCGTTCTGCGCTTGTAAGAAAAATTGTACGGGCTTACGAAAATGACAAAACAGAATAA
- a CDS encoding HD family phosphohydrolase, whose protein sequence is MTKQNNGILYIFLQTNRQIFQYLKDRWSVLLVFLIAFAACTSIIYLDASTSQTIASYSIEEYETGMIADKTIISSKSIPPDEQFPIAIEEGEKIIRKGFPITDEDYLKLQKMAASPSYIDYRAFADKVLFLMLVSALAFLLFSKTCLGHKIEFKEVFLTAFLFVVVFFASAFGDKAVLFQNLYKLPVIIPSALCVALVSILFGQIFGLYFSILISFGVLCATGFELIPFLFTLTSSLTLVRIVHSIERRIDMIFSSIGIAVLNIVYICVLKVIFNDSFSDAFFVLSGLAFNGFISGIIVLGLLTPLEIIMNTASVFRLMDLSDQNAPVLRKLLLTASGTYQHSIMVSQLAESACKEIGANFLLARVASLYHDIGKMEHPEYFTENNIDTENKHTDLNPSLSVSIIKSHIRISVEKAHQLHLPSKIIDIIAEHHGNSVITYFYNKAKSLDPNVSEAEFRYDGNLPSTKESAVVMLADGVEAACKSLEKPTAPRLEKFISQIINAKIENHQLDDCSLTFGELTKIKNSFVSILAAYYHGRIKYQNQKDPDETSSTEEKTSEVKKDE, encoded by the coding sequence ATGACAAAACAGAATAACGGAATACTATATATTTTTTTACAGACAAACAGACAGATTTTTCAATATCTAAAGGATAGATGGTCGGTTTTGCTTGTCTTTTTAATCGCTTTTGCTGCATGCACTTCAATAATCTACTTGGATGCCAGCACAAGCCAAACGATAGCGTCTTATTCTATCGAAGAATACGAAACAGGAATGATTGCGGACAAGACTATAATATCTTCAAAATCAATTCCGCCAGACGAGCAGTTTCCTATTGCAATAGAAGAGGGCGAAAAAATCATACGAAAGGGTTTTCCTATAACAGATGAAGATTATTTAAAACTTCAAAAGATGGCAGCCTCTCCGTCTTACATAGACTACAGGGCGTTTGCCGACAAGGTTTTGTTTTTGATGCTCGTTTCTGCACTTGCTTTTCTTTTATTCAGCAAAACATGTTTGGGGCACAAAATTGAATTTAAAGAAGTTTTCCTTACAGCTTTTTTATTTGTGGTAGTTTTTTTTGCAAGCGCCTTTGGCGATAAGGCTGTCCTGTTCCAGAATTTATATAAACTTCCTGTCATAATTCCGTCTGCACTTTGCGTTGCTTTGGTTTCTATCCTGTTTGGGCAGATTTTTGGACTTTATTTTTCAATCCTAATTTCTTTTGGAGTTCTTTGTGCAACAGGATTTGAACTGATTCCGTTCCTATTCACCTTAACTTCTTCGCTCACTCTTGTAAGAATCGTACACAGCATAGAACGCAGAATCGATATGATTTTCTCTTCGATTGGAATTGCTGTATTGAACATAGTTTACATCTGCGTTTTAAAAGTGATTTTTAACGATTCTTTTTCGGACGCATTTTTTGTTTTGAGTGGACTTGCATTTAACGGTTTTATATCTGGAATAATTGTGCTTGGCCTTTTAACTCCACTTGAAATAATAATGAACACCGCTTCGGTTTTTCGATTGATGGATTTAAGCGATCAAAATGCTCCTGTTTTACGAAAACTTCTTTTAACTGCAAGCGGAACATATCAGCACAGCATAATGGTAAGTCAACTTGCAGAAAGTGCCTGCAAGGAAATTGGCGCGAATTTTCTTCTTGCACGAGTTGCTTCTTTATATCATGACATTGGTAAAATGGAGCACCCTGAATATTTTACAGAAAACAACATAGACACAGAAAACAAGCACACAGATTTAAATCCTTCGCTTTCGGTTTCTATAATAAAAAGCCATATCAGAATCAGTGTGGAAAAAGCGCACCAGTTGCATCTTCCGTCAAAAATCATAGATATAATTGCAGAACACCACGGAAATTCTGTAATCACATATTTTTATAACAAAGCAAAATCTCTTGACCCTAACGTAAGCGAAGCGGAATTTCGTTACGACGGAAATCTTCCTTCTACAAAAGAAAGCGCTGTAGTAATGCTTGCAGACGGAGTTGAAGCGGCTTGTAAATCGCTTGAAAAACCAACAGCCCCTCGTCTTGAAAAATTCATTTCGCAAATTATAAACGCAAAGATAGAAAATCACCAGTTGGACGATTGCTCATTGACATTTGGAGAGCTTACAAAGATAAAAAATAGTTTTGTTTCGATTCTTGCCGCGTACTATCACGGAAGAATTAAATATCAAAATCAAAAAGATCCTGACGAAACTTCTTCAACAGAAGAAAAAACATCTGAGGTAAAAAAAGATGAATAG